Proteins from a single region of Streptomyces glaucescens:
- a CDS encoding DUF3152 domain-containing protein, producing MGRHSRRGPAPKDETAGAGPTGRRRASETGPAEGEEGAPRAVPPGMPGHGESPLSYGTPPRGVPRLPDGMPARGVPGRAEAIPPRGAPRYADGTPPRGVPGYGDGTPPRGVPGYGDGTPPRGVPRHIDRTPPRGVPQAGGTPAQGTPRFPDGTPARGARQVRGGHPEQREAGGGWGELKGAPAPSGGAGIPRSRPTSRRGGPRAPRQDYLDAFDADGGADGGFPSRAPGAGAEPHASGSRRDDAPAGGTPGGGGPRNGEPARGSGGGSGRGRTFTGVAAAAVTTVLAVVVAGQVGEGPDHGSVASQAATGQARGAHGPASRGDGRPTPSGSPSAVPLTYYQKMAMTYPLSASLDGPGTFDAVPGIDKAPGAGQKYTYRVDVEQGLGLDGELFAQAVQRTLNDDRSWAHNGGRTFERIHSGEPDFVITLASPGTTADWCAKSGLDTTVDNVSCDSAATERVMINAYRWAQGSETYGDDIHAYRQMLINHEVGHRLGYSHVTCDKDGDLAPVMQQQTKFLEHDGIRCKPNPWPYPAS from the coding sequence GTGGGACGCCACAGCCGCCGCGGTCCGGCGCCGAAGGACGAGACCGCGGGCGCCGGCCCTACGGGCCGACGAAGGGCCTCGGAGACCGGTCCCGCCGAGGGTGAGGAGGGAGCGCCCCGGGCGGTCCCTCCGGGGATGCCCGGGCACGGGGAGTCTCCCCTCTCCTACGGGACGCCTCCGCGCGGGGTGCCACGACTGCCGGACGGAATGCCGGCGCGGGGGGTGCCCGGGCGAGCGGAAGCGATCCCTCCGCGCGGTGCGCCGCGCTACGCCGACGGGACTCCTCCGCGCGGTGTGCCGGGGTATGGCGACGGGACCCCTCCGCGCGGCGTACCGGGGTATGGCGACGGGACGCCCCCGCGTGGTGTGCCGCGCCATATCGACAGGACTCCTCCACGCGGTGTGCCGCAGGCCGGCGGCACACCGGCGCAGGGCACGCCCCGGTTCCCGGACGGCACCCCCGCGCGGGGTGCGCGCCAGGTTCGCGGTGGGCACCCCGAGCAGCGGGAGGCCGGTGGCGGCTGGGGTGAGCTGAAAGGTGCCCCGGCTCCGTCCGGCGGTGCCGGGATACCCCGATCGCGGCCGACCTCACGACGGGGAGGTCCGCGGGCGCCGCGACAGGACTACCTCGACGCCTTCGACGCGGACGGCGGGGCCGACGGCGGTTTCCCCTCCCGCGCGCCCGGGGCCGGGGCCGAACCGCACGCCTCCGGCAGCCGCCGGGACGACGCCCCTGCGGGCGGCACCCCGGGCGGTGGCGGTCCGCGCAACGGCGAGCCCGCGCGCGGCAGTGGCGGCGGGAGCGGCAGGGGCCGGACGTTCACCGGTGTCGCCGCCGCCGCGGTGACCACCGTGCTGGCCGTGGTGGTCGCCGGGCAGGTCGGCGAGGGACCGGACCACGGCTCCGTCGCGTCGCAGGCCGCCACCGGCCAGGCCCGGGGCGCCCATGGCCCGGCCTCGCGCGGGGACGGCCGGCCGACGCCCAGCGGGTCGCCGAGCGCGGTGCCGCTGACGTACTACCAGAAGATGGCGATGACCTACCCGCTGAGCGCGTCGCTCGACGGTCCCGGCACCTTCGACGCGGTCCCCGGGATCGACAAGGCGCCGGGGGCCGGGCAGAAGTACACCTACCGGGTGGACGTGGAGCAGGGGCTCGGACTGGACGGCGAGCTGTTCGCGCAGGCCGTGCAGCGCACGCTCAACGACGACCGCAGCTGGGCGCACAACGGTGGCCGCACGTTCGAGCGCATCCACTCGGGCGAGCCCGACTTCGTGATCACGCTCGCCAGCCCCGGCACGACCGCGGACTGGTGTGCGAAGTCCGGTCTGGACACCACGGTCGACAACGTCTCGTGCGACTCCGCGGCCACCGAGCGCGTGATGATCAACGCGTACCGCTGGGCGCAGGGGTCGGAGACGTACGGCGACGACATCCACGCCTACCGCCAGATGCTGATCAACCACGAGGTCGGTCACCGGCTCGGCTACTCCCACGTCACCTGCGACAAGGACGGCGATCTCGCGCCGGTGATGCAGCAGCAGACCAAGTTCCTGGAGCACGACGGCATCCGCTGCAAGCCGAACCCCTGGCCGTACCCGGCGAGCTGA